From a single Planctellipticum variicoloris genomic region:
- a CDS encoding PVC-type heme-binding CxxCH protein, with product MRWTVSVVRQIGVLASLAIAHAVSAQEPAPSEPPPAEFPRVAPKSPEEALKTFKVLGGFHLEIVAAEPLITDPVDLAYDENGRAYVVEMRDYPFPEKADEPPAPPIGRVTLLDDVDGDGKFDRSTVFAEKLSWPTSVVLWKRGIFVAAAPDLWYFEDTDGDRQADIRQKVFTGFSRYNVQAIMNNLRWGPDHWIYGAASGNGGTITSVEHPDSRSVPVTRKDFRFSPSNGGFESVSGSARFGHSFDDWGQRFLCNIRNPVQHVVLPAAELARNPLLTVSRTIHDAAESGEQLPVYRISPPEPWREFRAQRWVREGSTLPRSELVGSGFFTSSSGVTVYRGGSYPRAYQGNVFVADVASNIVHCETLEEDGVTFKARRADENAEFVSSTDNWFRPVNFVNAPDGTLHILDMYRETIEHPWSIPDDIRAKLDLASGNDRGRIYRLVPPDANLPRMPRLKHASTAELVGYLESPHAWWRETADRLLFEQKNAQTPGLLRQFARTTMLPQARAQVLYLLESFAVLSYADLLGGLTDSDPHVREVAVRLCQPRLMASIELRKRLLTLARDDSPRVRFQLALALGAVPTADATDTLAILARRDAGDEWQRTALLSSSYLRAPELLKRLTSPCEFVDRRGGLALLRQLALTAGGKGKDETRAAALLLVSPADEERDWQFSLLAGLGDGLARRKTDLTELANSPAAAAIKALLDAAAEVAQDADAPLNERLEAQQLLKWQPLADAGPVLAGQMAPQQPVELQTSALQVLCSSSDPAVARLVLDRWRLLSPALKAEALDRLLARPAWQSEVLTAIEGGELTASLIPPARFGLMLNSKDETIKSRALKLRGTPAPAQRTEALALYSRVLRDAASREQGQVVFKRECAQCHRLGNEGAEVGPGIASFRHRAPDEILLHILDPNREVSPAYLDHTVTLDDGRVLTGLIASETDSSVTLRRAQKVEDTVPRSQIEELASSGKSLMPEGLEQRIKPQEMADLILYLKQPE from the coding sequence ATGAGGTGGACTGTTTCGGTTGTGCGGCAGATCGGAGTTCTCGCGTCTCTGGCGATTGCTCACGCCGTCTCTGCCCAGGAGCCCGCTCCGTCGGAACCGCCTCCCGCGGAGTTCCCGCGCGTCGCCCCGAAGTCTCCCGAGGAAGCCCTCAAGACCTTCAAAGTGCTGGGGGGATTCCACCTCGAAATCGTGGCGGCAGAACCGCTGATCACCGATCCGGTCGACCTGGCCTATGACGAAAACGGCCGCGCCTATGTCGTCGAAATGCGCGACTACCCGTTCCCCGAGAAGGCCGACGAGCCGCCGGCTCCCCCCATCGGCCGAGTCACGCTCCTCGACGATGTCGACGGTGACGGCAAATTCGATCGCAGCACCGTCTTTGCGGAAAAACTCTCCTGGCCGACCTCGGTGGTCCTGTGGAAACGCGGCATCTTTGTCGCGGCGGCGCCGGACCTCTGGTACTTCGAGGACACCGACGGCGACCGCCAGGCCGACATTCGGCAGAAGGTCTTCACCGGGTTCAGCCGCTACAACGTGCAGGCGATCATGAACAACCTGCGCTGGGGGCCGGATCACTGGATCTACGGAGCCGCCTCCGGCAACGGCGGCACGATCACATCGGTCGAGCATCCCGATTCCAGGTCCGTTCCCGTCACGCGGAAAGACTTTCGCTTTTCCCCGTCCAACGGCGGATTCGAATCCGTTTCGGGCAGCGCCCGTTTCGGCCACTCGTTCGACGATTGGGGCCAGCGATTTCTCTGCAACATTCGCAACCCGGTCCAGCACGTCGTCCTGCCCGCGGCCGAACTGGCGCGCAACCCCCTTTTGACAGTCTCCAGAACCATCCACGACGCCGCCGAATCCGGCGAACAGCTTCCCGTCTACCGCATCAGCCCTCCCGAACCGTGGCGTGAGTTCCGCGCGCAGCGGTGGGTGCGAGAAGGCTCAACGCTTCCCCGCAGCGAGCTCGTCGGCAGTGGTTTCTTCACCTCGTCGAGCGGCGTCACGGTCTATCGCGGCGGCTCCTATCCACGGGCGTACCAGGGCAACGTGTTCGTCGCCGACGTGGCGTCCAACATCGTCCATTGTGAAACCCTCGAAGAGGACGGAGTCACCTTCAAGGCTCGCCGCGCCGATGAGAACGCCGAGTTTGTCAGCTCGACTGACAACTGGTTTCGCCCGGTCAATTTTGTCAACGCCCCCGACGGAACGCTGCACATTCTCGACATGTATCGCGAAACGATCGAGCACCCCTGGTCGATTCCCGACGATATCCGCGCAAAGCTCGACCTCGCCAGCGGCAACGACCGCGGCCGGATCTACCGGCTGGTCCCGCCCGACGCCAACCTGCCGCGAATGCCCCGGCTGAAGCACGCCAGCACCGCCGAACTGGTCGGCTATCTGGAGTCACCGCATGCGTGGTGGCGCGAAACCGCCGATCGCCTGCTGTTCGAACAGAAGAACGCTCAGACGCCGGGACTGCTGCGTCAGTTCGCGCGCACGACCATGCTCCCCCAGGCGCGCGCCCAGGTCCTGTATCTGCTGGAGTCCTTCGCCGTTCTCTCCTACGCCGATCTGCTGGGAGGGCTGACCGATAGCGATCCCCACGTTCGCGAGGTCGCCGTCCGCCTTTGCCAGCCCCGCCTGATGGCATCCATCGAACTCCGCAAGCGACTGTTGACGTTAGCCCGCGACGACTCTCCGCGCGTCCGCTTTCAACTGGCCCTGGCGCTGGGAGCGGTCCCCACCGCCGACGCCACCGATACGCTGGCCATCCTGGCCCGCCGCGACGCTGGCGACGAATGGCAGCGGACCGCACTCCTCAGCTCGTCTTACCTCCGCGCTCCCGAGTTGCTGAAGCGGCTTACCAGTCCCTGCGAATTCGTTGATCGTCGCGGAGGTCTGGCTCTGCTCCGCCAGCTTGCACTCACCGCGGGAGGAAAAGGCAAGGACGAGACCCGAGCCGCAGCCCTGTTGCTGGTCAGTCCCGCGGACGAAGAGCGAGACTGGCAATTCAGTCTCCTGGCTGGCCTCGGCGACGGACTCGCCCGACGGAAGACCGACTTGACGGAGCTCGCCAACAGCCCGGCTGCAGCGGCGATCAAAGCGCTGCTGGACGCCGCCGCCGAGGTCGCCCAAGATGCCGACGCGCCGCTCAACGAGCGCCTCGAAGCCCAGCAGCTCCTCAAGTGGCAGCCACTGGCGGACGCCGGCCCGGTCCTCGCCGGACAGATGGCACCGCAGCAGCCCGTAGAGCTGCAGACGTCGGCGCTGCAGGTCCTCTGCAGCTCCAGCGACCCGGCCGTCGCCCGGCTGGTCCTCGATCGCTGGCGGCTCCTTTCGCCGGCGCTCAAAGCGGAGGCTCTCGACCGACTGCTCGCCCGTCCCGCCTGGCAATCCGAAGTCCTGACGGCCATCGAGGGTGGAGAGCTCACCGCCAGCCTCATTCCGCCCGCGCGGTTCGGCCTGATGCTCAACAGCAAGGACGAAACCATCAAATCCCGCGCTCTGAAACTTCGCGGCACGCCGGCCCCGGCCCAGCGAACGGAGGCGCTGGCCCTCTACAGTCGGGTCCTCCGCGACGCGGCCTCGCGCGAACAGGGCCAGGTCGTCTTCAAGCGAGAATGCGCCCAGTGCCACCGGCTCGGCAACGAAGGGGCCGAGGTCGGTCCCGGCATCGCGTCCTTCCGGCATCGCGCGCCCGACGAGATCCTGCTCCACATTCTCGACCCCAACCGTGAGGTCTCGCCGGCATATCTCGATCATACCGTCACGCTCGACGACGGCCGCGTCCTGACCGGCCTGATCGCCAGCGAGACCGACAGCTCGGTCACGCTCCGGCGGGCGCAAAAGGTCGAGGATACCGTTCCTCGGAGCCAGATCGAAGAACTCGCCAGCAGCGGCAAGTCGCTGATGCCGGAGGGGCTGGAGCAGCGAATCAAGCCGCAGGAAATGGCGGACCTGATTCTGTATCTGAAGCAGCCGGAGTAA
- a CDS encoding HEAT repeat domain-containing protein, which produces MFSFCRFLLSLALLAPLPAGAADVIRVEFQMLSDPEIPPIPPNSKFDVRCISLWSQALRRPEVDYQRMAAETVARARELNMPGVDALKPELRTILAAPATAPSVRYAAARALIVLDDRESSTVLLEQSRVGGLLLRQLVEPALAEWSDEAIQPIWRDRLSNSQSPRQELLLAIRGLGRVGDPAALPKLLEMVHADDRPPEVRLAAAEAAGRIAAEGLEAEVDRLLAAPDRLRRLSANELLSRHSSPRAVELLSLLGRESEPTVAWKALARLREIDPALVLPLAEVAMRHADANVRREGIETYLALPTPERMAFVGRLLDDPHPALRGRIRDEFVVLARRPELDGPIRDIARSVLAGESWRGQEQALLVLGTLDDDPSAVRFLDLLKSPRPEVLVTAAWGLRKVAVAETLPAIQQFVTEWTAKRRTMGFTLAQDHQIAHLCEALGVMQHQPADALLREYLPLNLVMGELSRPAAIWALGKLYDGRFDQKLAEALIGRVLDPATMPPEFSEVKQMSAVSLARMKATSTVERLQGYLGPVVTPHREPLVLRWSLMTLTGKEIPLPEPITVTVGSWFLEPTTNAPAEE; this is translated from the coding sequence ATGTTCTCTTTCTGCCGATTCCTGCTGTCGCTGGCCCTTCTGGCCCCTCTGCCGGCCGGTGCCGCAGACGTCATTCGCGTCGAGTTTCAGATGCTTTCGGATCCGGAAATCCCGCCGATCCCCCCCAACTCGAAGTTTGACGTCCGTTGCATTTCCCTCTGGTCCCAGGCGCTGCGCCGGCCCGAAGTCGACTACCAGCGAATGGCCGCCGAAACGGTCGCCCGGGCCCGCGAACTCAACATGCCGGGCGTCGATGCGCTGAAACCCGAATTGCGGACGATCCTGGCCGCCCCCGCGACGGCGCCTTCCGTCCGCTATGCGGCCGCCCGGGCTCTGATCGTTCTCGACGATCGCGAGTCGTCCACGGTGTTGCTGGAGCAGTCCCGCGTCGGCGGCCTGTTATTGCGACAACTCGTGGAGCCGGCGCTGGCCGAGTGGAGCGACGAGGCCATCCAGCCGATCTGGCGTGATCGTCTGAGCAATTCGCAGTCGCCGCGCCAGGAACTGCTGCTGGCCATTCGGGGACTGGGCCGCGTCGGCGATCCCGCGGCGCTGCCGAAGCTGCTGGAAATGGTGCATGCGGACGACCGCCCGCCGGAAGTCCGGCTGGCTGCCGCCGAAGCCGCGGGACGAATCGCCGCGGAAGGACTCGAAGCCGAGGTCGATCGCCTGCTGGCCGCCCCTGATCGGCTGCGCCGGCTCAGCGCGAACGAATTGCTGTCACGTCATTCGTCGCCGAGGGCCGTCGAACTTCTGAGCCTGCTCGGTCGGGAATCGGAGCCGACCGTCGCCTGGAAAGCCCTCGCCCGATTGCGGGAGATCGATCCGGCTCTGGTTCTGCCCCTGGCGGAAGTCGCGATGCGCCACGCCGATGCAAACGTCCGTCGCGAAGGAATCGAAACGTATCTGGCGCTCCCCACGCCCGAGAGGATGGCGTTCGTCGGTCGCCTCCTCGACGATCCGCACCCCGCGCTCCGCGGACGGATTCGGGACGAGTTCGTAGTGCTCGCCCGGCGTCCGGAACTTGATGGCCCCATCCGCGACATCGCCCGCAGCGTTCTTGCCGGCGAGAGCTGGCGTGGTCAGGAGCAGGCGCTGCTGGTTCTGGGAACACTGGACGACGATCCGTCCGCCGTGAGATTCCTCGATCTGCTCAAATCGCCGCGTCCGGAAGTGCTGGTCACGGCGGCGTGGGGTCTGCGCAAAGTGGCTGTGGCCGAGACGTTGCCCGCAATTCAGCAGTTCGTGACCGAGTGGACGGCGAAACGCCGGACCATGGGATTCACGCTTGCCCAGGATCACCAGATCGCACATCTCTGCGAAGCCCTCGGCGTCATGCAGCATCAGCCGGCGGACGCGCTGCTGCGCGAATACCTCCCGCTGAACCTGGTGATGGGAGAACTCTCGCGACCAGCGGCCATCTGGGCTCTGGGCAAGCTGTACGACGGCCGATTCGATCAGAAATTGGCGGAAGCCCTGATCGGCAGGGTGCTGGACCCGGCGACCATGCCCCCCGAGTTCAGCGAAGTCAAACAAATGTCCGCCGTGAGCCTCGCGCGGATGAAGGCGACCTCGACCGTAGAGCGACTGCAGGGCTATCTGGGACCGGTAGTGACTCCCCATCGGGAGCCGCTTGTGTTGCGCTGGTCGCTGATGACGCTCACGGGCAAGGAGATACCTCTGCCCGAACCGATCACTGTGACGGTCGGGAGCTGGTTCCTGGAACCGACGACGAATGCCCCTGCGGAGGAGTGA
- a CDS encoding ABC transporter permease produces MFANPIIWRELVVLLRRRRLAALQCAIALGFTLLVILRWPTDSRMALAGSGSLNVFRTFAFGLLTALLLLLPAFPATSIVRETRSGTLALLLNTPLGPWRIYFGKLLATLGLAGLLLAASVPAAAACFSLGGVSLTGGLVAMYLLLLLTVLEFTAISLWVSVAAASTDAAVRGAYGLVLTLSVVLFLPHVLFAGTSGLLATVADWARCASPYAAMSALLGAGDVGSRGLVSPTDVVGRFAVLSLGITAAFSLLTIARLNFSIFDRSRAAGTISNDQGLGFRLIRRLVFVVDPQRRSGSIGPFTNPVMVKEFRCRKFGRLHWLLRLVAICAVLSLGISILTVTRTLDLDAATVGAVMVVLQVALLVLITPSLAAGLISTEVETGGWVLLQMTPMSTLRIVWGKLLSVILTLLLVLCATIPGYVVMVYIEPGQRYQIQRVVLSLAITAVFVLMTSAAIGSLFQRTTSAAAAAYAFQLAICGGPLLIWLGRDAPFGHDVVEAALTVNPVAAALSIIRFQGFRDYELLPANWWFQGLASAVGLAVLLWRTWRISRPR; encoded by the coding sequence ATGTTTGCTAATCCGATCATCTGGCGCGAGCTGGTCGTGCTGCTCCGCCGTCGTCGCCTGGCCGCCCTGCAGTGTGCAATCGCCCTCGGTTTCACTCTGCTGGTGATCCTGCGCTGGCCGACCGACTCCCGGATGGCCCTCGCGGGGAGCGGCTCGTTGAATGTTTTCCGGACGTTCGCATTCGGGCTGCTGACGGCGCTGCTGTTGTTGCTGCCGGCGTTCCCCGCCACCAGCATCGTCCGCGAAACCCGATCCGGAACGCTGGCGCTGCTGTTGAATACGCCGCTGGGCCCCTGGCGGATCTACTTCGGCAAGCTGCTGGCCACTCTCGGTCTCGCCGGCTTGCTGCTGGCTGCCAGCGTTCCGGCGGCGGCCGCCTGCTTTTCGCTGGGAGGCGTCTCGCTGACGGGAGGGCTGGTGGCGATGTATCTGCTGCTGCTCCTGACGGTCCTCGAATTTACCGCAATCAGCCTCTGGGTCAGCGTGGCTGCGGCTTCCACCGATGCCGCAGTCCGCGGGGCCTATGGCCTGGTGCTGACGCTCAGCGTGGTCCTGTTTTTGCCGCATGTGCTGTTTGCCGGAACGTCGGGACTGCTGGCGACCGTCGCCGACTGGGCACGCTGCGCTTCTCCGTACGCTGCGATGTCTGCGCTGCTGGGGGCGGGGGATGTCGGCAGTCGCGGACTCGTGTCGCCGACAGACGTCGTCGGTCGATTCGCCGTGCTGTCACTCGGCATCACTGCGGCCTTTTCGCTGCTGACGATCGCGCGGCTCAATTTCTCGATCTTCGACCGTTCGCGCGCGGCGGGGACGATCAGCAACGATCAGGGCCTCGGTTTCCGGCTGATCCGCCGACTGGTCTTTGTCGTCGATCCGCAGCGTCGTTCGGGATCGATCGGACCTTTCACGAATCCGGTCATGGTGAAGGAGTTCCGCTGCCGGAAATTCGGGCGGCTGCACTGGCTGCTCCGGCTCGTCGCCATCTGTGCCGTACTGTCGCTGGGGATTTCGATTCTCACGGTCACCCGGACGCTCGATCTCGACGCCGCCACGGTTGGCGCGGTGATGGTCGTGCTGCAAGTCGCTCTGCTGGTGCTGATCACGCCCAGCCTGGCGGCCGGGCTGATCTCGACGGAAGTCGAGACGGGGGGCTGGGTGCTGCTGCAGATGACGCCGATGTCGACCCTGCGGATCGTCTGGGGCAAGCTCCTGAGCGTAATTCTGACACTGCTGCTGGTGCTCTGCGCGACGATTCCGGGCTACGTGGTCATGGTCTATATCGAACCCGGACAGCGGTACCAGATTCAGCGGGTCGTCCTGAGCCTCGCCATCACTGCCGTGTTTGTTCTAATGACCAGCGCCGCGATCGGGAGCCTGTTCCAGCGGACGACATCGGCCGCAGCGGCTGCCTATGCCTTTCAACTCGCCATCTGCGGCGGTCCGCTGCTGATCTGGCTGGGGCGCGACGCCCCGTTCGGCCACGACGTCGTCGAAGCCGCCCTGACCGTCAATCCCGTGGCCGCGGCCCTGTCAATCATCCGCTTCCAGGGATTCCGCGACTACGAACTGCTCCCGGCCAACTGGTGGTTCCAGGGGTTGGCTTCCGCTGTCGGCCTGGCGGTGCTGCTGTGGCGGACATGGCGCATCTCGCGGCCGCGGTAG
- a CDS encoding ABC transporter ATP-binding protein translates to MTMTAERAAGSTIALATELVIELEGLTKQYGSFTALDGLTLKVPAGQILGLIGPNGAGKTTAIKILVGLIRPTSGSARIAGADCVADTRRIKHLVGYMPDKFGSYDNMRVREYLDFFGAAFGIRRKTRITRIEEVMDITGTAYMRDKFVESLSHGMQQRVGIARTLLHDPRVLILDEPANGLDPQARVEMRDLLIKLAAAGKTLLVTSHILPELSRICHQMAILTHGKLRAFGTVEEIGRLVSQQRTIELQLVAADQVSAAAAIIRERIEAGAEIVEAAAEGAVRFRTALREADLSGLLEQLIGKGIRVAQFRELQTDLEEAFMTFARPAAPTGGR, encoded by the coding sequence ATGACCATGACTGCGGAACGTGCCGCCGGCAGTACCATCGCCCTCGCCACGGAACTGGTGATCGAACTGGAGGGGCTGACCAAACAGTACGGCAGCTTCACGGCCCTCGACGGCCTGACGCTCAAAGTTCCCGCCGGTCAGATCCTCGGACTGATCGGCCCGAACGGAGCGGGAAAGACGACCGCAATCAAAATTCTCGTCGGACTGATCCGCCCCACCAGCGGATCGGCCCGCATTGCGGGCGCCGACTGCGTCGCCGACACGCGCCGGATCAAGCACCTCGTCGGCTATATGCCCGACAAGTTCGGCTCGTACGACAACATGCGGGTCCGCGAGTACCTCGATTTCTTCGGGGCCGCCTTCGGGATTCGCCGAAAGACGCGGATCACGCGGATCGAAGAGGTGATGGACATCACCGGCACCGCTTACATGCGGGACAAATTCGTCGAAAGCCTCAGCCACGGCATGCAGCAGCGCGTCGGCATCGCCCGGACCCTGCTGCACGATCCCAGAGTGCTGATCCTCGACGAGCCCGCCAACGGCCTCGATCCCCAGGCTCGCGTGGAAATGCGGGACCTGCTGATCAAGCTCGCGGCGGCGGGCAAGACTCTGCTGGTCACCAGTCACATCCTGCCGGAGCTGTCCCGCATCTGCCATCAGATGGCCATTTTGACTCACGGCAAGTTGAGGGCGTTTGGCACCGTCGAGGAGATCGGCCGACTCGTCAGTCAGCAGCGGACCATTGAGCTGCAGCTCGTCGCCGCCGATCAGGTTTCCGCCGCAGCAGCGATCATCCGTGAAAGGATTGAGGCAGGAGCGGAGATCGTCGAAGCGGCGGCCGAGGGAGCGGTCCGGTTCCGCACCGCTTTGCGGGAAGCCGATCTGAGCGGGCTGCTGGAGCAGTTGATCGGGAAAGGGATTCGCGTCGCGCAGTTCCGCGAGCTGCAGACCGATCTGGAAGAGGCCTTCATGACGTTCGCTCGACCGGCCGCTCCGACGGGAGGACGCTGA
- a CDS encoding sulfate adenylyltransferase — protein MADLIAPHGGLTEPVCRTVPAADIAAFKAEAASLTKVPVSAADLSSVYRFGDGTLSPLTGPMNSAVYNRVLDESVIENNGKLYAWTIPIAFPVTAELAKTLKVGDKVALTGPDGEVAATLVLNDVYAWPKLKYLQSVYLTDRIDHPGANMVLQGDAANSHLIGGEIQVLPQPKNAKFGKYVLTPREVRKLLAEKGYDAVVAFQTRNPLHRAHEYALVYGLESLIRAGKNAGAVLNPLIGETKGDDVNAEIRMRTYEALIEQRQLGDGDSDQSLWGPRNESVPDRVMLLGLDIKMFYGGPKEAVMHGIYRQNMGYTHIVIGRKHADVPYANGEAIWGDFDAQEIFGKLKGDLKITPVKVGFAAFYESIGRVDLTERHPGEKPVSISGKDVRNTLQKGELVDPRIMRPSTSQILGEAMKVQA, from the coding sequence ATGGCTGATCTGATTGCCCCGCACGGCGGACTCACCGAACCCGTTTGCCGGACCGTCCCGGCTGCGGACATTGCGGCCTTCAAGGCGGAAGCCGCCTCGCTCACCAAGGTCCCCGTCTCGGCGGCCGATCTCTCCTCCGTCTACCGCTTCGGCGACGGCACCCTCAGCCCCCTCACCGGGCCGATGAACAGCGCGGTCTACAACCGCGTCCTCGACGAATCCGTCATCGAAAACAACGGCAAGCTCTACGCCTGGACGATTCCCATCGCCTTCCCGGTCACCGCCGAGCTCGCCAAGACCCTCAAGGTCGGCGACAAGGTCGCCCTGACCGGTCCGGACGGCGAAGTCGCCGCGACGCTCGTCCTGAACGACGTCTATGCCTGGCCCAAGCTCAAGTACCTGCAGTCGGTCTACCTCACCGACCGCATCGACCACCCGGGCGCCAACATGGTGCTGCAGGGGGACGCCGCCAACTCCCACCTCATCGGCGGCGAAATCCAGGTCCTCCCCCAGCCGAAGAACGCCAAGTTCGGCAAGTACGTCCTCACGCCGCGCGAAGTCCGCAAGCTGCTGGCCGAGAAGGGCTACGACGCCGTCGTCGCCTTCCAGACCCGCAACCCGCTCCACCGCGCCCACGAATACGCCCTGGTCTACGGCCTGGAGTCCCTGATCCGCGCAGGGAAGAACGCCGGGGCCGTGCTGAATCCGCTGATCGGCGAAACCAAGGGGGACGACGTCAACGCCGAGATCCGCATGCGCACGTACGAAGCCCTGATCGAGCAGCGGCAGCTCGGCGACGGCGACAGCGATCAGTCTCTCTGGGGACCCCGCAACGAATCCGTCCCCGATCGCGTCATGCTCCTCGGCCTCGACATCAAGATGTTCTACGGCGGCCCGAAGGAAGCGGTGATGCACGGCATCTACCGCCAGAATATGGGCTACACCCACATCGTCATCGGCCGCAAGCACGCCGACGTTCCCTACGCCAACGGCGAAGCGATCTGGGGCGACTTCGACGCCCAGGAGATCTTCGGCAAGCTCAAGGGGGACCTGAAGATCACCCCGGTGAAGGTCGGCTTCGCCGCGTTCTACGAATCGATCGGCCGGGTCGACCTGACCGAACGTCATCCGGGCGAAAAGCCGGTGTCGATCTCCGGCAAGGACGTCCGCAATACTCTGCAGAAGGGCGAACTGGTCGATCCGCGGATCATGCGCCCGAGCACCAGCCAGATCCTCGGCGAGGCGATGAAGGTGCAGGCCTAG
- a CDS encoding sugar phosphate isomerase/epimerase family protein: protein MQLGLINSAWAQAGRETAWGLQKTKELGFDSVDIFADPLDLTIQERRLLRTECERLDLPVVSLCCVATGLIDFNPSVQRFHLERTSQFLEMAYELSAKNVLLVLGEYIWNQEVIPPEEQWGTGVEQCRRLGDFAAELGLQIALELEPFPLSLVNDVSSMVRFLDDVDHPAVAANIDVSHLHLSKVAPEELRKLKGRAIHVHISDCDGRKHGDLPPGRGVVNFEPYLREIKDLGIDGAVSIELEYAPEPDKIEEWVAEAYAATDRLLRGAGLRG, encoded by the coding sequence ATGCAACTGGGATTGATCAACTCCGCCTGGGCGCAGGCCGGCCGCGAAACCGCCTGGGGACTGCAGAAAACCAAAGAACTCGGCTTCGACTCCGTCGACATCTTCGCCGATCCGCTCGATCTCACCATCCAGGAACGCCGGCTGCTGCGCACGGAGTGCGAACGCCTCGACCTCCCCGTCGTCTCCCTCTGCTGCGTCGCAACGGGCCTCATCGACTTCAATCCCAGCGTCCAGCGGTTCCACCTCGAACGAACCAGCCAGTTCCTCGAAATGGCGTACGAGCTCTCCGCGAAAAACGTCCTGCTCGTCCTCGGCGAATACATCTGGAATCAGGAAGTCATTCCGCCGGAAGAGCAGTGGGGGACCGGCGTCGAACAATGCCGCCGCCTGGGAGACTTCGCTGCGGAACTCGGTCTGCAGATCGCCCTGGAACTGGAACCCTTCCCGCTGTCGCTGGTCAACGACGTCAGCAGCATGGTCAGGTTCCTCGACGACGTCGACCACCCGGCAGTGGCGGCGAACATCGACGTTTCGCACCTGCACCTGTCGAAGGTCGCGCCGGAAGAATTACGCAAGCTGAAGGGCCGGGCGATTCACGTCCACATCTCTGATTGTGACGGGCGGAAACACGGCGATCTGCCACCGGGCCGGGGCGTGGTGAACTTCGAGCCCTACCTGCGAGAAATCAAGGATCTTGGAATCGACGGGGCGGTATCGATCGAACTGGAGTACGCGCCGGAGCCGGACAAGATCGAGGAATGGGTGGCCGAGGCGTATGCGGCGACCGACCGGCTGCTGCGGGGGGCGGGATTGCGGGGGTAG
- a CDS encoding HEAT repeat domain-containing protein, which yields MAQRPVRQMPVPAHPFEGLALEEWILQLRRAPSPEHRYRALQAVAFLAEPSQAAGLMLPALADGDSDVRALAGRLLGKASAVADVTPLQQALTDVDPDVRFEAARTLLRWGNSETTGPINALTQLLDDDGTQPLMLAAIVETLRGTPAGRAAIVPRLEKLLASEQGEVREETTAACIELGSEVAGHVNRLVELADDEEPLVREHAVKTLGRLGVVTLELRAALEMAADDEDEIVAAAAKESLSLIVDR from the coding sequence ATGGCCCAGCGTCCTGTCCGTCAGATGCCCGTCCCCGCTCATCCGTTCGAGGGGCTTGCGCTCGAAGAGTGGATTCTCCAGCTTCGCCGGGCTCCGAGCCCCGAGCACCGGTACCGGGCGCTGCAGGCGGTCGCGTTTCTGGCCGAGCCCTCCCAGGCCGCCGGGTTGATGCTCCCGGCCCTGGCCGACGGCGATTCCGACGTCCGCGCCCTGGCCGGACGGCTGCTGGGCAAAGCCTCGGCGGTCGCCGATGTCACCCCGCTGCAGCAGGCCCTCACGGACGTCGATCCGGACGTCCGGTTCGAAGCCGCCCGGACACTCCTGCGCTGGGGCAACAGCGAGACCACCGGTCCGATCAATGCGTTGACTCAACTTCTAGACGACGATGGCACACAGCCGCTGATGCTGGCCGCCATCGTCGAAACGCTCCGCGGCACGCCGGCCGGTCGGGCCGCCATTGTCCCTCGCCTGGAAAAGCTCCTGGCGAGCGAGCAGGGAGAGGTTCGCGAAGAGACGACGGCGGCGTGCATCGAGCTTGGTTCGGAAGTCGCCGGCCACGTCAATCGGCTTGTCGAGCTCGCTGACGATGAAGAACCGCTGGTCCGCGAACACGCCGTCAAGACTCTGGGCCGACTCGGCGTCGTCACGCTCGAACTCCGGGCTGCTCTGGAAATGGCCGCTGACGACGAAGATGAGATTGTCGCCGCGGCGGCGAAGGAGAGCTTGTCGTTGATCGTTGATCGTTGA